Proteins co-encoded in one Flavivirga eckloniae genomic window:
- a CDS encoding cadherin repeat domain-containing protein, producing the protein MKHIYNILLIGIISCFFSCYTEEVKPTVITTSDYTVLVDYAVSAQDTIGNIPGTSNKGSVTFTIVSQSVPNALSIGETYGELIVQDASAFDPEINTEMNLVVSVSKNEITENTNISITIEEPCPDVNINDWLGKIAVVNNGTQTAAFGIENDCSILTLQGGDVAGLTCDVEAEISIQYEESDSNIGIILVERQAYDCVSGSNLELEADGEYDQDTGITTLNYTLYENNSINSTGTTTLFFDASSCTPVVNTAIWDGNLTVEEPGFFVVSGTGKSGCNTLEISGDILNWGCDSGLLPALEISFTPDSDGATTGTAVMERQNYNCNAGENLEIEATGTYNEDTSTIDFTYAFYIDGEEFFTGDIVITPN; encoded by the coding sequence ATGAAACATATATATAACATTCTTTTAATTGGTATTATTAGTTGTTTTTTTTCCTGTTATACAGAAGAAGTAAAACCAACAGTAATAACTACCTCAGACTATACGGTACTTGTAGATTATGCAGTAAGCGCACAAGATACCATAGGGAATATTCCTGGAACATCAAACAAAGGCTCTGTAACATTCACAATTGTATCTCAATCTGTACCCAATGCGCTTTCTATTGGAGAAACATATGGAGAACTTATCGTTCAGGATGCCAGTGCTTTTGATCCTGAAATAAATACTGAAATGAATTTGGTAGTTTCTGTTTCAAAAAATGAAATTACAGAAAACACAAATATTTCAATTACAATAGAAGAACCCTGCCCCGATGTAAACATTAACGATTGGTTGGGAAAGATCGCTGTGGTAAATAATGGTACGCAAACCGCTGCTTTTGGTATTGAAAATGACTGTAGTATTTTAACCTTACAAGGAGGTGATGTAGCAGGATTAACCTGTGATGTAGAAGCAGAAATTTCAATACAATATGAAGAATCTGACTCTAACATAGGAATTATTCTTGTTGAAAGACAAGCCTATGATTGTGTTTCTGGAAGTAATCTAGAACTTGAAGCAGATGGAGAGTACGATCAGGATACAGGCATTACAACTCTTAATTACACCTTGTATGAAAACAACAGTATAAACAGCACAGGAACTACCACCTTGTTTTTTGATGCTTCAAGCTGCACACCTGTTGTAAATACAGCTATCTGGGATGGAAATTTAACCGTTGAAGAGCCTGGTTTTTTTGTTGTCTCAGGAACAGGAAAGAGTGGCTGCAATACTTTAGAGATAAGTGGTGATATTTTGAACTGGGGTTGCGACAGTGGCCTCCTACCTGCCCTAGAAATCAGCTTTACACCCGATTCAGATGGGGCTACGACTGGGACTGCAGTTATGGAAAGGCAAAATTACAATTGTAATGCTGGTGAAAACTTAGAAATTGAAGCAACAGGTACGTATAATGAGGATACCTCAACTATTGATTTTACTTATGCTTTTTATATTGATGGTGAAGAATTTTTTACAGGAGATATTGTAATCACTCCAAATTAG
- a CDS encoding RagB/SusD family nutrient uptake outer membrane protein gives MKKIIYIIIAFAFIVSGCTRDSFLDIKPKGTVIPSTLQDYRALLDQVLGPPMQPSLSLGFGRSHSLPSFVTDNQNINEDIVTSFGLNRRQIRAYTFQESFYSPQEEDLDWLLYYNQIYGANLILEGLDEVTDGTSSQINELKAEARLHRAFAYFNLVNIYSVHYDPASASTDLGMPIREGIELEGLDLTRVSVQETYDYILNDITMGLNDLKDSQPQNVIFRPSKAAAQGLLAKIYLYMGNYNLALNAANEALSYNDVLRDINDDERSQENPNVILQPLAINNVEVIWAKSYLFLDPIFATEELVDSYEVDDARSLWYDTLENFFGQSIDGSAYISQLNSEDYATVGITTADMYLIVAECNARLGNTEAANTSLNLLRENRFFTDTYTPLMITDPTELLTFVKAERRREMVSSMQRMFDIKRYNRFDNDNISLSHTVGSLSGSIEPNSLNWAFPISEKYIQLNPEIIQNPRD, from the coding sequence ATGAAAAAAATAATATATATAATCATCGCTTTTGCATTTATTGTAAGTGGATGCACAAGAGATTCTTTCCTAGATATAAAGCCTAAAGGCACTGTTATTCCGAGCACTTTACAAGATTACAGAGCATTGTTGGATCAAGTATTAGGCCCGCCTATGCAGCCTAGTTTATCTCTCGGATTTGGACGGTCACATTCACTTCCATCTTTTGTAACAGATAATCAAAACATAAATGAAGACATTGTTACGTCTTTTGGGCTTAACAGACGTCAAATACGAGCCTATACATTTCAGGAGAGTTTTTATTCTCCACAAGAAGAAGATTTAGATTGGTTATTATATTACAATCAGATTTATGGAGCAAATCTTATACTGGAAGGATTAGATGAAGTTACAGATGGTACAAGCTCCCAAATAAATGAGTTAAAGGCTGAGGCTAGGTTACACCGCGCTTTTGCCTATTTTAATTTAGTGAATATCTATAGTGTACATTATGACCCCGCTTCGGCATCTACAGATTTAGGAATGCCCATTAGAGAAGGCATAGAGCTTGAAGGACTCGACCTAACAAGAGTGTCTGTTCAAGAAACATACGATTACATTTTAAATGATATTACTATGGGTTTAAATGACTTAAAAGATTCCCAACCTCAAAATGTCATTTTCCGTCCGTCAAAAGCAGCAGCACAAGGTTTACTTGCCAAGATATATTTGTATATGGGAAACTACAATTTGGCCCTAAACGCAGCAAATGAAGCACTAAGCTATAACGATGTTCTTAGAGATATTAATGATGACGAAAGGAGTCAGGAAAACCCCAATGTGATACTTCAACCATTGGCAATAAACAATGTAGAGGTCATTTGGGCTAAAAGCTATCTCTTTTTAGACCCCATATTTGCTACAGAGGAACTTGTAGATTCTTATGAGGTTGATGATGCTCGTAGTTTGTGGTATGATACCCTCGAAAATTTCTTTGGTCAAAGCATAGATGGCTCTGCGTATATATCACAATTGAACTCAGAAGACTATGCTACAGTAGGAATTACTACAGCAGACATGTACCTTATTGTAGCAGAATGCAATGCGAGACTTGGTAATACAGAGGCAGCAAATACAAGTTTAAATCTACTAAGAGAAAACAGGTTTTTTACAGATACTTATACCCCATTAATGATTACCGATCCTACAGAGTTACTCACTTTCGTAAAAGCGGAACGCAGACGCGAAATGGTGAGCAGCATGCAGCGAATGTTTGATATTAAGCGCTACAACCGTTTTGACAATGACAATATTTCTTTAAGTCATACTGTTGGAAGCCTTTCTGGGTCTATAGAACCCAATAGTTTAAACTGGGCATTCCCCATCAGTGAAAAATACATTCAACTTAATCCAGAGATTATTCAAAATCCAAGAGATTAA